In the Chromobacterium sp. ATCC 53434 genome, CGAGGTGGTCGAGCATCTGAAGGGCGAGGGCATCGCGATCATCGAGGGGCCGGTGACGCGCAGCGGCGCGATGGGGCCGATCACCTCGGTGTATTTCAACGACCCGGACGGCAATCTGATCGAGGTCGCCACGTATAGTTTCTGATTCTGACAACGCGGCAGATGGCTTGCTGGCCGGGCTGCGCCGGCACAAAAAGATCTGAGCCGCGGCTCAATGCCCGGCGCTGAAAAAGCCGCGGACCAGCGCGGCGTAGCTGCCGTCCTGGCGCATGGCCTCCAGCGCCTGGTTGAAACGCTGCAGCACGGCGCGGTTGCCGGGCTGCTTGCGCAGGGCGAGGAAGGTGGGGTTGGCGACCAGCGGTTCGGAGTCGATGGCGAGGCCGGGGTAGTCGCCGCTCGCCAGTATCGCGTCCATCGCTTCTCGGACGCCGAGGGTGGCATCCAGGTAGCCGCGCTCCAGCCGTTGCAGGTTCTGTTGGTCCGATTCCCCGTCGTAGGCGCTGAAGCGGCCGGCCGCGCGGGCGCGGTCGAAGTCGTCGCCATAGCTCCAGCCGGCCATCACGCCGACGCGCTTGCGGTCAAGATCGGCCAGCGCGTGGAACGGCAGCGGCCGCTGCCGCGGATAGATCACGACGATGCGCTCCGTGAACAGCGGCTGGCTGAAATCGTACAGTTTTTCGCGGCTGCTGTTCTTGTAGATGCCGCCGACGGCCGCCTGGCCCTGGTTCAGCTGGTACAGCGCGCGGCGCCATGCCAGCGGCTGCAGCGCGACGCGCA is a window encoding:
- a CDS encoding ABC transporter substrate-binding protein, with the translated sequence MRARLLLGSLRLMILLIGLAAPTRAADGDALTVAVDAGNPPFMYAGHAGAAGLYPLLIRRVSERAGLRVALQPLAWRRALYQLNQGQAAVGGIYKNSSREKLYDFSQPLFTERIVVIYPRQRPLPFHALADLDRKRVGVMAGWSYGDDFDRARAAGRFSAYDGESDQQNLQRLERGYLDATLGVREAMDAILASGDYPGLAIDSEPLVANPTFLALRKQPGNRAVLQRFNQALEAMRQDGSYAALVRGFFSAGH